One Hydrogenobaculum sp. 3684 genomic window, ACAAGTATGCCACGGTTCAGATGCAAATGAATATATTAGATTCTACTCAGAAAATTGGCTTATGGCAAGTGCTTGTGTAGGGGTTTTGAAGGTTTTAAAAAAGCAAGGAGAAAGAATAGAAGATTTTGTTGAAGAAAAAACGTTGAAAATCCCAAAAGACCTGTGGGAAAAATTGCCGGAAACTTATGCGGATTATCTACTAAATGACTCAGAACAGTTAGAACATGCGCTTATTTCTTCTTATGAAAAGGAGAAAAAGAAAGAAAGGTTTAATCCATACAACGTGATAATACTTAGAAGCTTTGGAGATTTTCACAGCAACAGTCCTTTTACAAATCCTTCTTTATCTTACATAACAAAGTTAAGAGGTTTGTCTATATCTGATATAAATAATGTTAAGAGCAAAATAAAAGAGAGTTTCATAGAAGGCTATCAATATTTTCTAACCAAGGTTATAGAGACTTCTCAAGTATGCTTTTTCTGTCACGAAAGACAAGCTAAAAATATTGTAGATGCTACAAATTTTACTCCACTGTTTTCTAGTCTTGATACAGTTAAAAATTTTATATGGGATCCAATACCTATATGCAAAGAGTGTGAATTTCTGCTATATTTTGCAAGTGCAGGCTTTTACAAGTCAGGAGGAAAATATCTTTTTATTTATATACCAGACAACCTTTTGGAAACCTACAGATTAAACTTAGTACTAAGCACGGAAGAAGAAGTAGAGCAAGATAAGTTAGGTAAAATATGGAGCGTTGTAAAGCATGTTTTAGGCTTGGAAACACAAAAAAGCAGTTGGATTTTACAAAACATTTATTTTGTGGAAATAGAAATGGTAGGGAATGCAACTGCCAACATATACTCTTTTAATATCAGTCCAACGTTAGCAAAAGCCATCCGTAACTTAATCGGCAAATATCCAAAAAATCTTCAAGCTGTATTTTCCGACTTTCTTTTCTATGTCTACACTGGAAAATCTCTTTATGAGTTTTTATTGCTTTTAATATCAGGATTTATAAAAAAGGAGAGTTATAAAAACTTAGAAATAAGAACTATTGAAAGCAGAATAATACAAACTGGTAAAAAGTTGGATTATTTAAGTAAAAATCTGCTATTTTTTATAGAATTTCAGGAGGTGCTAAATATGAGCGAACAGAAAAATTACATCGATTGGGCTTTTTGGGAAGGAAAAAAATTAAAAGGGTTTTACACCAAAGATCCAAACAAAGAGAAAAAGCTCGAACCACTTATCTATAGACTACTTGAAGCTATACGGAGAAAAGACAAAGGATATTTTATTCACAACTTAATAAGAGCATATCTTGAGGTGGAAAGAGAAATCCCTTATGTCATTAAAGAAAGCCTAGACGATAAAAACTTTAACATGATAGC contains:
- the cas5b gene encoding type I-B CRISPR-associated protein Cas5b encodes the protein MDCLRFKLYTPTGIFKNPLSIKGVEVYPLPPYSTIIGLIYKAMGKKWNKEHFQISIQGDYETIYRDYVWFKKYNLRDKKLDKLPLQVPILYNLTLLIHIMTENEFLDQIEKALKEPKEVLFLSGGEYPVKVEEVKRVACEKKRISEEDYIKLAYNAYVPKQHLENINTTDKGILFNLSYFYKNSNKYATVHKPKTYHWIDAYYFQKGTYIYGSLMFDGDENPVFLTDLDSDILVEKEQRRQEVCHGSQVCHGSDANEYIRFYSENWLMASACVGVLKVLKKQGERIEDFVEEKTLKIPKDLWEKLPETYADYLLNDSEQLEHALISSYEKEKKKERFNPYNVIILRSFGDFHSNSPFTNPSLSYITKLRGLSISDINNVKSKIKESFIEGYQYFLTKVIETSQVCFFCHERQAKNIVDATNFTPLFSSLDTVKNFIWDPIPICKECEFLLYFASAGFYKSGGKYLFIYIPDNLLETYRLNLVLSTEEEVEQDKLGKIWSVVKHVLGLETQKSSWILQNIYFVEIEMVGNATANIYSFNISPTLAKAIRNLIGKYPKNLQAVFSDFLFYVYTGKSLYEFLLLLISGFIKKESYKNLEIRTIESRIIQTGKKLDYLSKNLLFFIEFQEVLNMSEQKNYIDWAFWEGKKLKGFYTKDPNKEKKLEPLIYRLLEAIRRKDKGYFIHNLIRAYLEVEREIPYVIKESLDDKNFNMIAYAFLIGLNSEEKTEEAQVKNEENITESA